One window of the Megalops cyprinoides isolate fMegCyp1 chromosome 2, fMegCyp1.pri, whole genome shotgun sequence genome contains the following:
- the LOC118773219 gene encoding AP-1 complex subunit mu-1 translates to MSASAVYVLDLKGKVLICRNYRGDVDMSEIEHFMPILMDKEEEGTLSPILAHGGVRFMWIKHNNLYLVATSKKNACVSLVFSFLYKIIQVFSEYFKELEEESIRDNFVIIYELMDELMDFGYPQTTDSKILQEYITQEGHKLDTGAPRPPATVTNAVSWRSEGIKYRKNEVFLDVIESVNLLVSANGNVLRSEIVGSIKMRVFLSGMPELRLGLNDKVLFENTGRGKSKSVELEDVKFHQCVRLSRFENDRTISFIPPDGEFELMSYRLNTHVKPLIWIESVIEKHSHSRIEYMIKAKSQFKRRSTANNVEIHIPVPTDADSPKFKTTVGSVKWIPENSEIVWSIKSFPGGKEYLMRAHFGLPSVEAEDKEGKPPISVKFEIPYFTTSGIQVRYLKIIEKSGYQALPWVRYITQNGDYQLRTQ, encoded by the exons ATGTCGGCAAGTGCGGTGTATGTTTTGGATTTAAAGGGCAAG GTCCTCATCTGCCGCAACTACAGGGGTGATGTTGACATGTCTGAGATTGAGCACTTCATGCCCATCCTTATGGacaaggaagaggagggcaCCCTGTCCCCAATCTTGGCCCACGGAGGAGTCCGGTTCATGTGGATCAAGCACAACAACCTGTACC TCGTCGCTACATCCAAGAAAAATGCTTGTGTCTCCTTGGTTTTCTCCTTCCTATATAAAATAATCCAG GTGTTCTCAGAATACTTcaaagagctggaggaggagagtatCAGGGACAACTTTGTCATCATCTATGAGCTGATGGATGAGCTAATGGATTTTGGCTACCCTCAGACCACAGACAGCAAGATCCTACAGGA GTACATCACTCAAGAGGGGCACAAGCTGGACACAGGAGCCCCACGCCCCCCTGCCACCGTTACCAATGCTGTGTCATGGAGGTCAGAGGGCATCAAGTACAGGAAGAATGAGGTCTTCCTGGACGTCATTGAGTCAGTCAATCTTCTG GTGAGTGCCAACGGGAACGTGCTGCGCAGCGAGATCGTTGGCTCCATTAAGAtgcgtgtgtttttgtctgGAATGCCTGAACTGCGCCTGGGCCTGAATGACAAGGTTCTGTTCGAGAACACTGGCC GAGGGAAGAGCAAGTCTGTGGAGCTGGAAGATGTGAAGTTTCACCAGTGTGTGCGCCTGTCCCGTTTCGAGAATGACCGCACAATCTCCTTCATTCCACCTGATGGAGAGTTTGAGCTCATGTCCTACCGTCTCAACACGCAT GTGAAGCCATTGATCTGGATTGAGTCTGTCATCGAGAAACACTCGCACAGCAGAATTGAGTACATGATTAAG GCTAAAAGCCAGTTCAAAAGGAGGTCGACAGCCAACAATGTGGAGATACACATTCCAGTCCCCACTGATGCTGACTCACCCAAGTTCAAGACCACAGTGGGCAGTGTGAAGTGGATACCGGAGAACAGTGAGATCGTCTGGTCAATTAAATCATTCCCG GGAGGGAAGGAGTACCTGATGCGGGCGCATTTTGGACTGCCCAGTGTCGAGGCTGAGGACAAGGAAGGAAAGCCACCCATCAGTGTGAAGTTTGAAATCCCTTACTTCACTACCTCTGGTATCCAG GTGCGCTATCTGAAGATCATTGAGAAAAGTGGCTACCAGGCCTTGCCATGGGTTCGCTACATCACACAGAATGGAG attACCAGCTGAGAACCCAATAG
- the fam32a gene encoding protein FAM32A-like, which produces MKTQIIPGPENNYMVEENMAEYKNVQKGALKLKGVGDISSGKKKKKKDKERKHLEQQIMTTENEEPKKSYVDKRTPAQLAFDKMQEKRQMERILNKASKTHKRRVEDFNRHLDTLTEHYDIPKVSWTK; this is translated from the exons ATGAAAACGCAAATCATTCCAGGGCCCGAAAACAACTATATGGTGGAGGAAAACATGGCGGAATATAAGAATGTCCAGAAAGGAGCCTTAAAACTGAAAGGAGTTGGGGATATTTCGTCCGGGAAAAA gaagaagaagaaggacaaagaaagaaagcatcTGGAGCAGCAAATAATGACGACCGAGAACGAAGAGCCTAAAAAAAGTTACGTCGACAAAAGGACTCCAGCTCAACTGGCGTTTGataaaatgcaggaaaaaagg CAAATGGAACGGATTTTGAACAAAGCTTCAAAAACTCACAAGCGAAGAGTTGAG GATTTCAACCGCCACTTGGACACCCTGACAGAACATTATGATATTCCAAAAGTCAGCTGGaccaaataa
- the mrpl54 gene encoding 39S ribosomal protein L54, mitochondrial, which translates to MAVYAVLNTLKTLRLISTNTCTEHYVNNVIYRIQTCGYAKKATGKGKGKGMAKDTLKGPEVCKDPVMLTTHAMGVNIFKQGQDPPLRPREEYPEWLFQLNLGPRKKLNELDPESYEYWKLRRKEHIWRFNRLHKGKKF; encoded by the exons ATGGCAGTGTACGCTGTACTTAATACATTAAAGACATTGAGATTGATTTCGACAAATACTTGCACGGAGCATTATGTAAACAACGTTATTTACAGAATCCAGACGTGCGGATATGCCAAGAAAGCCA ctggaaaaggaaaagggaaaggCATGGCGAAAGATACTCTGAAGGGCCCAGAAGTGTGTAAGGACCCAGTGATGTTAACAACTCATGCCATGGGGGTGAACATCTTCAAACAAGGGCAGGACCCCCCACTGAGGCCCCGTGAGGAGTACCCGGAGTG GTTGTTCCAGTTGAACCTGGGGCCTCGCAAGAAACTGAATGAGCTGGACCCAGAGAGTTATGAATACTGGAAGCTGCGGAGAAAGGAGCATATTTGGCGCTTCAACCGATTACACAAGGGCAAAAAATTTTAG